In Elusimicrobium sp. An273, one genomic interval encodes:
- a CDS encoding M20/M25/M40 family metallo-hydrolase, which yields MMKLNQQRLIDTFLELVQIDSESFHEKKIHGFLVSRLKELGCRVYVDKAGSAYNTDAPGNIIAFLPGTAKSKPVVLCSHMDTVVPGKGVKPVVKKDCITSDGTTILGADDKAGLAIILEVLRTLKEQTQVPYPPVEAVFTLTEETGMQGAKNLDYKKIKGREGLILDNEEVTELLVQGPAVNTIEVWIKGLASHAGVCPEKGISALEVAAYALSQMKLGRVDKETVANFGVVQGGKVTNVVMDEVYLKGEARSLSDAKLAKQTAHMKACFEKAVKHFTKKIDGKVHKPQVKFVPFKRYPAVNVPRNNEMVKDILSAAKKLGVRVRAAASGGGCDANVLSGFGFTLPNLGVGCRNCHTLKEKLILKEFFQAFEITLAAVLAYRK from the coding sequence ATGATGAAACTAAACCAACAACGTTTGATTGATACTTTTTTGGAGCTGGTGCAGATAGACAGCGAGTCTTTTCATGAAAAAAAGATTCACGGTTTTTTGGTGTCCCGCTTAAAAGAACTGGGCTGCCGCGTGTATGTGGATAAAGCCGGTTCCGCGTACAACACGGACGCGCCGGGCAACATTATCGCTTTTCTGCCCGGAACGGCCAAAAGCAAGCCGGTGGTGCTGTGCTCGCATATGGACACGGTGGTGCCGGGCAAAGGGGTAAAACCCGTAGTCAAGAAAGATTGCATCACTTCGGACGGAACCACTATTTTAGGCGCGGATGACAAAGCCGGCCTGGCCATTATTTTGGAAGTGCTGCGCACCTTAAAAGAGCAAACGCAAGTGCCTTATCCGCCGGTGGAAGCCGTTTTTACGCTGACGGAAGAAACCGGCATGCAGGGCGCCAAAAATTTGGACTATAAAAAAATCAAAGGGCGGGAAGGGCTGATTTTGGATAATGAAGAAGTCACCGAACTGTTGGTGCAGGGCCCGGCCGTAAATACCATTGAAGTTTGGATAAAAGGGCTGGCGTCGCACGCGGGCGTCTGCCCGGAAAAAGGCATTTCCGCCTTGGAAGTGGCGGCCTATGCTTTGTCGCAGATGAAACTGGGCCGCGTGGATAAAGAAACCGTGGCCAATTTTGGCGTAGTGCAAGGCGGAAAAGTAACCAATGTGGTGATGGATGAAGTGTATTTAAAAGGGGAGGCCCGCAGTTTAAGCGACGCCAAACTGGCCAAACAAACCGCCCATATGAAAGCGTGTTTTGAAAAAGCCGTCAAACATTTTACGAAGAAAATTGACGGCAAAGTGCATAAACCGCAAGTTAAATTTGTGCCTTTCAAGCGCTATCCGGCCGTTAATGTGCCCCGCAACAACGAAATGGTAAAAGACATTTTGTCCGCGGCCAAAAAGTTGGGCGTGCGGGTGCGGGCCGCAGCGTCCGGCGGCGGCTGCGACGCCAACGTGTTAAGCGGGTTTGGCTTTACCTTGCCAAACTTGGGCGTAGGCTGCCGCAACTGCCATACGCTGAAAGAAAAATTAATCTTAAAAGAATTCTTCCAGGCGTTTGAAATTACGCTCGCGGCGGTGCTGGCGTACCGGAAATAA
- a CDS encoding HD domain-containing protein, whose amino-acid sequence MLELAQILKEVMPQAHYVGGIVRSSLLRRPSSDIDITLPAADVPAAAKALGRRLKAAVFEMDAELGVWRVVTHKEKIQIDLTAYQGKDLKADLLRRDFTFNALAYPVAALPQIVITPRKNETAHILLKKIRRKEIVDFSHGLDDLAAKVIDRNHPHVFKDDPLRMLRAFRSAAELGFTISKRTLLQIKKDHALIVRSAGERVHEELDRLFATSKAYENLRVMDQCGLLTALFPELEAQRTCAEVYYGKGGVLKHTLAVFQRMEYLLDHLAKAFPKYAKKLAPYARNKPLYKMAALLHDIAKPATAKVMGDRLRFFYHEEQGAKMAKTVLERLHYSRADMRLICAMIGEHLRPSNLASNDVITDRGAYHFFRDLGEAALPMLLLCWADYASYVTDAQLRRIMPKSALPMMTIAQAQKTANIGKTLRHMQVLSLLFKKFFDTPKKIAPARLITGRDVMDALSLPPSPKIGAILEAVSLAQVEGKVRSKEDALAFIRQLPIK is encoded by the coding sequence TTGCTTGAGCTGGCGCAGATTCTAAAAGAAGTGATGCCGCAGGCCCATTATGTGGGGGGCATTGTACGCAGCAGTTTGCTGCGGCGGCCGTCTTCGGATATAGACATCACGCTGCCGGCGGCCGACGTACCCGCCGCCGCCAAAGCCTTGGGCCGCCGTCTCAAAGCGGCCGTGTTTGAAATGGACGCCGAACTGGGCGTTTGGCGGGTAGTTACCCACAAAGAAAAAATTCAAATTGATTTAACCGCCTACCAAGGAAAAGATTTAAAGGCCGATTTGCTGCGCCGGGATTTTACGTTTAACGCGCTTGCTTATCCGGTGGCGGCGCTTCCCCAGATTGTCATCACGCCGCGCAAAAACGAGACGGCGCATATCCTTCTTAAAAAAATCCGCCGAAAAGAAATTGTGGACTTTTCCCACGGGCTGGACGATTTGGCCGCCAAGGTAATTGACCGCAATCATCCGCACGTATTCAAAGACGATCCCCTGCGCATGCTGCGGGCGTTTCGCTCGGCGGCGGAACTGGGGTTTACGATTTCCAAGCGCACCTTATTGCAAATTAAAAAAGACCATGCCCTGATTGTCCGCTCCGCCGGCGAACGCGTGCATGAAGAATTAGACCGCCTGTTTGCCACGTCTAAAGCGTACGAAAATTTACGGGTAATGGATCAATGCGGGTTGCTGACGGCTCTTTTCCCGGAATTGGAAGCCCAGCGCACCTGTGCGGAAGTGTATTACGGCAAAGGCGGCGTATTAAAGCATACACTGGCCGTGTTTCAGCGGATGGAATACCTGCTGGATCACTTGGCAAAAGCGTTCCCCAAATACGCTAAAAAACTGGCGCCGTACGCCCGCAATAAGCCGCTTTATAAAATGGCGGCGCTCTTGCACGATATCGCCAAACCGGCTACGGCTAAAGTAATGGGCGACCGCCTGCGGTTTTTTTATCACGAAGAACAAGGCGCCAAAATGGCCAAAACCGTGCTGGAGCGGCTGCACTACAGCCGGGCGGATATGCGGCTTATTTGTGCGATGATTGGCGAGCATCTGCGCCCGTCCAACCTAGCCAGCAACGACGTTATTACCGACCGGGGCGCCTATCACTTTTTTCGCGACTTGGGCGAGGCCGCCCTTCCGATGCTTCTTTTGTGCTGGGCCGATTACGCCAGCTATGTAACGGACGCCCAGCTGCGGCGCATTATGCCCAAAAGCGCCCTGCCGATGATGACAATCGCCCAAGCGCAAAAAACGGCCAATATCGGCAAAACCCTGCGGCATATGCAGGTGCTGTCTTTGTTATTTAAAAAATTTTTTGATACGCCTAAAAAAATCGCTCCCGCCCGCCTGATTACCGGGCGGGACGTGATGGACGCCCTCTCCCTGCCGCCCAGCCCCAAAATCGGCGCAATTTTAGAAGCCGTTTCGCTGGCACAGGTGGAAGGGAAAGTCCGTTCCAAAGAAGATGCGTTGGCGTTTATCCGGCAGCTGCCTATAAAATAA
- a CDS encoding class I adenylate-forming enzyme family protein: MIRRKDLYTALADSAFRFPDKIALVEAGTEKKVSYHELLMQVDRAADMFFEHGIRKGDRVAVAHRNAIDTVVANFGLYKLGAVCIPMNFMVTKPEEIEYILNNAGAKAVVTQAEFIRHYVKCLPQLPTVEYIFSTDEIPSSAAGNPKLQLFWEQIEKSTVHEETASANAGLEDLAFILYTSGTTGLPKGAMLTHGNLASNVISCAQIFKITDDDCFLCLLPMFHSFAWTTCVVIPMYLNLKVVIVANVMPASKWLGAMGAEKVTVILAVPQIYAVLSKEAKGLKRLYLRFWPFKNVRFAVSGAAPLTQEIKDRFEEKIGVPILEGYGLTETSPVVSVNTEELQKIKSVGPAIPAVSTIVLDDDGNEVPRNKEGELCIKGPNVFRGYWGNEKDTRDAFTEDGWFKTGDIVEVDDDGFIFIKDRKKDMIIIKGLKVFSAQVEAVICEHPGIEECAIIGVPDGRGGEFVKLYAVKKEGAQIDEAEFRKFLKTHLDNYKRPRDFEFVDALPKNALRKVLKRELRKDAVAKLAARGAAAAEEHVA, from the coding sequence ATGATTCGCCGTAAAGATTTGTATACCGCTTTAGCTGACAGTGCTTTCCGCTTTCCGGACAAAATTGCGTTGGTGGAAGCCGGCACCGAAAAAAAAGTCTCTTATCACGAATTATTAATGCAGGTAGACCGCGCCGCCGATATGTTTTTTGAACACGGCATCCGCAAGGGCGACCGCGTGGCCGTGGCGCACCGCAACGCCATTGATACGGTGGTGGCCAATTTCGGGCTGTATAAATTGGGGGCGGTATGCATTCCCATGAATTTTATGGTTACCAAGCCGGAAGAAATTGAATACATTTTAAACAATGCCGGCGCAAAAGCGGTGGTCACGCAGGCGGAGTTTATCCGCCACTATGTAAAATGTTTGCCCCAGCTACCGACGGTGGAATATATCTTTTCCACGGACGAAATCCCCTCTTCCGCAGCGGGCAACCCCAAACTGCAGCTTTTTTGGGAGCAAATTGAAAAATCCACCGTACACGAAGAAACGGCCTCGGCCAATGCGGGGCTGGAGGACTTGGCTTTTATTCTCTACACTTCCGGCACCACGGGCCTGCCCAAAGGCGCCATGCTTACGCACGGCAATTTGGCTTCCAACGTGATTTCCTGCGCACAAATTTTTAAAATTACCGACGACGATTGCTTCTTGTGCCTGCTGCCGATGTTCCACTCGTTCGCGTGGACGACGTGCGTCGTCATCCCGATGTATTTAAATTTAAAAGTGGTCATTGTGGCCAACGTCATGCCCGCCAGCAAATGGCTGGGCGCGATGGGAGCGGAAAAAGTAACCGTCATTTTGGCGGTGCCGCAGATTTATGCGGTGCTTTCCAAGGAAGCCAAGGGCCTCAAGCGGCTGTATTTGCGGTTCTGGCCGTTTAAGAATGTGCGTTTTGCCGTGTCGGGCGCGGCGCCGCTGACGCAGGAAATTAAAGACCGGTTTGAAGAAAAAATCGGCGTGCCGATTTTGGAAGGATACGGCCTGACCGAAACGAGCCCGGTGGTCAGCGTCAACACCGAAGAACTGCAAAAAATCAAATCCGTCGGCCCGGCGATTCCGGCCGTCAGCACCATTGTGCTGGACGACGACGGCAACGAAGTGCCCCGCAACAAAGAAGGCGAGCTGTGCATCAAAGGGCCCAACGTCTTCCGCGGTTATTGGGGCAACGAAAAAGACACCCGCGACGCTTTTACCGAAGACGGTTGGTTTAAAACGGGCGACATCGTGGAAGTGGATGATGACGGGTTTATTTTCATCAAAGACCGCAAGAAAGACATGATCATCATCAAAGGGCTGAAAGTATTTTCGGCGCAGGTGGAAGCCGTCATCTGCGAGCACCCGGGCATTGAAGAATGCGCCATCATCGGCGTGCCGGACGGGCGCGGCGGCGAGTTTGTAAAACTCTATGCCGTTAAAAAAGAAGGCGCCCAGATTGACGAGGCCGAATTTAGAAAATTTTTGAAAACGCATTTGGACAATTACAAACGCCCGCGCGATTTTGAATTTGTGGACGCGCTGCCCAAAAATGCGCTTCGCAAAGTACTCAAACGCGAACTGCGCAAAGATGCCGTAGCCAAACTGGCTGCCCGCGGGGCGGCCGCGGCGGAGGAACACGTTGCTTGA
- a CDS encoding LexA family protein, with product MKALHPKQAELLEILKANISDPLTMEELADRLNLSAKSVVFHHIKQLEKKGYLKRNPANPRDYIILKDPEKNVIYLKMYGMAKCGPEGTLLDGTPTRIVPVDPSMIYFPACKGFMVEAKGDSMQTLIAPHDWLIVEQNHSPKNKDVVVCVNNGEVMVKRFTKDGENVILQSENPQYNPIIADRDSFHVEGIVRSIIKRSVSC from the coding sequence ATGAAAGCCCTGCACCCCAAGCAAGCCGAACTGTTGGAAATTTTAAAGGCCAACATCTCCGATCCGTTGACGATGGAAGAATTGGCCGACCGCTTGAATTTAAGCGCCAAAAGCGTGGTGTTTCACCACATTAAGCAGTTGGAAAAGAAAGGCTACTTAAAACGCAACCCGGCCAACCCGCGCGACTATATTATTTTAAAAGACCCGGAGAAAAACGTCATTTATTTAAAAATGTACGGCATGGCCAAATGCGGCCCGGAAGGCACCCTTTTAGACGGTACCCCCACGCGCATTGTGCCGGTGGATCCCAGTATGATTTATTTTCCGGCCTGCAAAGGCTTTATGGTGGAGGCTAAAGGCGATTCCATGCAAACGCTGATTGCCCCGCACGATTGGCTGATTGTGGAGCAAAACCATAGCCCCAAAAACAAAGATGTGGTGGTGTGCGTAAACAACGGGGAAGTAATGGTCAAACGTTTTACCAAAGACGGCGAAAACGTGATTTTACAGTCCGAAAATCCGCAGTATAACCCCATTATTGCAGACCGGGATTCCTTCCACGTGGAAGGGATCGTGCGCAGCATTATCAAGCGCAGCGTCAGCTGTTAG
- a CDS encoding galactokinase, with the protein MNQQALRSKFNEVFKKEKLYFFAPGRVNLIGEHTDYNGGHVFPCALSFGTHCVFCKRDDRKIRLYSLNFPQQGIIDADLDNLSYDKKQDWANYPLGVIKTLQNHGYKIDQGFELMYWGDIPNGAGLSSSASIELATAVAMNTVFKLLIPPVELVKLCQEAENKFVGMNCGIMDQFAIGMGKEGCAVLLDCNTLEYEYAPLDLKGISIVIMNTNKRRELADSKYNERRGECERALKALQTQLPIKSLGELSIEEFEKNKDLITNPVERKRAKHAVYENQRTLQAVERLKAGDVATFGKLMNESHISLRDDYEVTGKELDALAEAAWQQKGVLGARMTGAGFGGCAIALVKDENLKDFIDNVGKIYREKTGLTADFYIASIGGPARPEEKMY; encoded by the coding sequence ATGAATCAACAAGCATTAAGAAGCAAATTCAACGAAGTGTTTAAAAAAGAAAAACTATACTTTTTTGCACCGGGCCGCGTAAACTTAATCGGCGAGCATACCGATTATAACGGCGGGCATGTTTTCCCCTGTGCGCTTTCGTTCGGCACGCACTGCGTGTTCTGCAAGCGCGACGACCGGAAAATACGCCTCTACTCACTCAATTTTCCGCAACAAGGCATTATTGACGCGGATCTCGACAATCTTTCCTACGATAAAAAACAAGACTGGGCCAACTACCCGCTGGGCGTCATTAAAACCCTGCAAAACCACGGCTACAAAATAGACCAAGGATTTGAGCTGATGTACTGGGGCGATATTCCCAACGGGGCGGGGCTTTCTTCCTCGGCCTCTATTGAGCTGGCCACGGCCGTAGCGATGAACACCGTATTTAAACTGCTCATCCCGCCGGTGGAACTGGTGAAATTATGCCAAGAAGCCGAAAACAAATTTGTAGGCATGAACTGCGGCATTATGGATCAGTTCGCCATTGGCATGGGCAAAGAAGGGTGCGCCGTTTTGCTCGATTGCAATACGCTGGAATATGAATACGCCCCGCTGGATTTAAAAGGCATTTCCATCGTGATTATGAACACCAACAAACGCCGCGAACTGGCCGACTCCAAATACAACGAGCGCCGCGGCGAATGCGAACGCGCGTTAAAAGCGCTGCAAACCCAGCTGCCGATTAAATCGTTGGGCGAGCTGAGCATAGAAGAGTTTGAAAAGAACAAAGATTTAATCACCAACCCCGTTGAGCGCAAACGCGCCAAACACGCCGTGTATGAAAACCAACGCACGCTGCAGGCCGTGGAACGATTAAAAGCGGGCGACGTGGCAACCTTTGGCAAACTGATGAACGAGTCCCACATTTCCCTGCGCGACGACTACGAAGTAACCGGCAAAGAGCTAGACGCCTTGGCCGAAGCCGCCTGGCAGCAGAAAGGCGTGCTGGGCGCGCGGATGACGGGGGCCGGTTTCGGCGGCTGCGCCATTGCCCTAGTCAAAGACGAAAACCTGAAAGATTTTATTGATAACGTAGGCAAAATCTACCGGGAAAAAACCGGCCTGACGGCTGATTTTTACATTGCTTCTATCGGCGGCCCGGCCCGCCCGGAAGAAAAGATGTACTAA
- a CDS encoding ABC transporter permease, protein MLNYIVRRLLLLPLVVLGVTFLLFFLTQRLSPEMRASLYVKDPRQMGALEEVIRQYGLRDNVFKQYGRWLANVAQGDLGYSPSANMPVAQAIKEYLPATIQLAFITILFVVFFGVWFGSASAVHKDKWQDIVARLVSVGGFSLPIFVLGLILLMIFYGKLGWFAPGGYSVQTDMIIHGGAFKTYTGFLLVDSLLNGNLRVFGDVLSHLVLPAVTLCIGSFALMVRVMRSSMLEELNKDYVRTARAKGLTQWQVVYKHAGKNAIIPVITLASIQFIRLLGGTVIVETIFDYPGIGRFGVIAAQQLDIAGILGFSLMVAVLFVLGNLLSDILYTAVDPRIRLE, encoded by the coding sequence ATGTTGAACTACATTGTCAGAAGACTGTTGCTTTTGCCCCTGGTGGTGTTGGGGGTAACGTTCCTGCTGTTTTTTCTGACTCAGCGCCTAAGCCCGGAAATGCGCGCTTCCCTGTATGTAAAAGATCCGCGCCAAATGGGCGCGCTGGAAGAAGTCATCCGCCAATACGGCCTGCGGGACAATGTGTTTAAGCAATACGGCCGCTGGCTGGCCAACGTGGCCCAAGGCGACTTGGGCTACAGCCCCAGCGCCAATATGCCGGTTGCGCAAGCGATTAAAGAATATCTGCCCGCCACCATTCAGCTGGCGTTTATCACCATTTTGTTTGTAGTCTTTTTTGGCGTCTGGTTTGGCAGCGCCTCGGCCGTGCATAAAGACAAATGGCAGGACATCGTGGCGCGGCTGGTGTCGGTGGGGGGGTTCTCGCTTCCGATTTTCGTGCTGGGGCTGATTTTGCTGATGATTTTTTACGGCAAACTCGGCTGGTTTGCGCCCGGCGGCTATTCCGTGCAGACGGATATGATTATCCACGGCGGCGCGTTTAAAACCTATACCGGGTTTTTGCTGGTGGATTCTTTGTTAAACGGCAATTTGCGCGTGTTTGGCGATGTCCTTTCTCACCTGGTACTACCGGCGGTTACGCTGTGCATCGGCTCGTTTGCCCTGATGGTGCGGGTCATGCGATCGAGCATGCTGGAAGAATTGAATAAAGACTATGTCCGCACCGCCCGCGCCAAAGGCCTAACCCAATGGCAGGTGGTATACAAACACGCCGGCAAAAACGCCATTATCCCCGTCATTACGCTGGCCAGCATTCAATTTATCCGCCTCTTGGGAGGGACGGTTATTGTGGAAACGATTTTTGATTACCCCGGCATCGGGCGCTTTGGCGTGATTGCCGCCCAGCAATTGGATATTGCAGGCATTTTGGGATTTTCGTTAATGGTGGCGGTGTTGTTTGTGCTGGGAAATTTGCTGTCGGATATTCTCTACACGGCGGTGGATCCGCGCATCCGTCTGGAATAA
- the galE gene encoding UDP-glucose 4-epimerase GalE, producing MKNILVIGGAGYIGSHTVKMLAQKGYNPVVFDNLSKGHREAVANYPFELGDLGDKARLAEVFKKHQIDAVMHFAAFIEVGESVKEPSKYYHNNVAKVLNLLDAMVEHGIKYFVFSSTAATFGEPVKEKIDETHPQNPINPYGNTKLMVEKMLADFDTAYGLKATALRYFNASGADDSGDIGESHTPETHLIPIVLQAAAGKRPCIKMFGNDYPTPDGTCIRDYVHVNDLARAHILALEKMFKDNVSERFNLGSGNGFSVAELVKEAKRITGVDFKVEVAPRRAGDPAVLVADSAKAQKVLGWKPEYNLTRIIETAWNWEQHRKF from the coding sequence ATGAAAAACATTTTGGTAATCGGCGGTGCGGGGTATATCGGCTCGCACACCGTAAAGATGCTGGCGCAAAAAGGATACAATCCCGTTGTTTTTGACAATTTGTCCAAAGGCCACCGCGAGGCCGTAGCCAACTACCCCTTTGAACTGGGAGACCTGGGCGACAAAGCCCGCCTGGCGGAAGTGTTTAAAAAACACCAAATAGACGCCGTGATGCATTTTGCCGCCTTTATTGAAGTGGGCGAAAGCGTCAAAGAGCCGTCCAAATACTACCACAACAACGTAGCCAAAGTGCTTAATTTGCTAGACGCTATGGTGGAACACGGCATTAAATACTTTGTGTTTTCCTCCACCGCCGCCACATTCGGCGAACCCGTCAAAGAAAAAATAGACGAAACCCACCCCCAAAACCCCATCAACCCCTACGGCAACACCAAGCTGATGGTGGAAAAAATGCTCGCCGATTTTGACACGGCCTACGGCCTTAAGGCCACGGCCCTGCGCTACTTTAACGCCAGCGGCGCCGACGATTCCGGCGACATCGGCGAATCCCACACCCCCGAAACGCACTTAATTCCCATCGTCCTGCAAGCCGCCGCGGGCAAACGCCCTTGCATTAAAATGTTCGGCAACGATTACCCCACCCCGGACGGCACCTGCATCCGCGATTATGTACACGTAAACGACTTGGCGCGCGCGCATATTTTGGCGCTTGAAAAAATGTTTAAAGACAACGTCAGCGAGCGCTTCAACCTGGGGAGCGGAAACGGATTTTCCGTAGCTGAGCTCGTCAAAGAGGCCAAACGCATTACCGGGGTGGATTTTAAAGTGGAAGTGGCCCCCCGCCGCGCCGGAGATCCCGCCGTGCTGGTGGCCGACAGCGCCAAAGCCCAAAAAGTATTGGGCTGGAAACCCGAATACAACCTTACGCGCATCATTGAAACGGCGTGGAATTGGGAACAACACCGCAAATTTTAG
- the galT gene encoding UDP-glucose--hexose-1-phosphate uridylyltransferase, whose amino-acid sequence MDINLLIDQLIAFAVNEKLLPARDRAWAVNQLLDILHLSDYTPSGFSGKTPPYPCEILKNICDWAAQQGFISPDTVTMRDLFDTKLMGVFARQPSAVTDEFFALYKKSPKAATDKFYHDARALDYIRTERVAKNLAWKARTPYGSLDITINMSKPEKDPKDIAAALTVKASSYPPCLLCKENEGYAGRVNHPARQNLRLVPLDLLKDGKPWYLQYSPYVYYNEHCIFLSDRHEPMKLTRKSFERLLNFVDFLPHYFIGSNADLPIVGGSILTHDHFQGGRYVFAMEKAPVEQTFKLKKFPRVKAGIVKWPMSVIRLNGSKKDLIEAGEYILKKWRTYSDPKADILAKTGDTPHNTVTPIARRRGKAFELDIVLRNNRTTEEFPMGIFHPHAEVHHIKKENIGLIEVMGLAVLPARLAKELKALEAPLIKKDLAAIWKDESLSKHAPWAEELLKKYAFTARNTAEILRTEVGKVFARVLEYAGVYKRTPEGKAAFERFIKKL is encoded by the coding sequence ATGGATATTAACCTGCTGATAGATCAATTAATCGCTTTTGCCGTAAACGAAAAACTCCTGCCCGCGCGCGACCGCGCCTGGGCGGTAAACCAACTGTTGGATATTCTGCATTTATCCGACTATACCCCCAGCGGCTTTAGCGGCAAAACGCCGCCCTATCCGTGTGAAATTTTAAAAAATATCTGCGACTGGGCCGCCCAACAAGGCTTCATCTCGCCCGACACGGTAACCATGCGGGATTTGTTTGACACCAAGCTGATGGGCGTGTTTGCCCGCCAGCCTTCGGCGGTAACGGACGAATTTTTTGCGCTCTATAAAAAAAGCCCCAAAGCCGCTACCGATAAATTCTACCACGACGCCCGCGCGCTGGACTACATCCGCACCGAACGCGTGGCCAAAAACCTGGCCTGGAAAGCCCGCACGCCTTACGGCAGCTTGGATATTACCATCAATATGTCCAAACCGGAAAAAGACCCCAAGGACATCGCCGCCGCCCTTACGGTAAAAGCGTCTTCTTACCCGCCGTGCCTTTTGTGCAAGGAAAACGAGGGCTACGCCGGGCGCGTGAATCATCCGGCCCGCCAAAACCTGCGGCTGGTGCCGCTGGATTTGTTAAAAGACGGCAAACCGTGGTATCTGCAGTATTCGCCGTATGTGTATTATAACGAACACTGCATTTTCCTCTCCGACCGGCACGAACCGATGAAACTGACCCGCAAAAGTTTTGAGCGGCTGCTTAATTTTGTGGATTTTCTGCCGCATTATTTCATCGGCTCCAACGCCGATTTGCCCATCGTAGGCGGCTCTATTTTGACGCACGACCATTTCCAAGGCGGGCGGTATGTGTTTGCCATGGAAAAAGCGCCGGTGGAGCAAACCTTTAAACTTAAAAAATTCCCGCGCGTGAAGGCGGGCATCGTCAAATGGCCGATGAGCGTCATCCGCCTAAACGGCTCTAAAAAAGACCTTATCGAAGCCGGGGAATACATCCTTAAAAAATGGCGCACTTACAGCGACCCCAAGGCGGATATTTTAGCCAAAACAGGCGACACGCCGCACAACACCGTCACGCCCATCGCCCGCCGCCGCGGCAAGGCCTTTGAGCTCGACATCGTGCTTCGCAACAACCGCACCACGGAAGAATTTCCGATGGGCATTTTCCACCCCCACGCCGAAGTGCACCATATTAAAAAGGAAAATATCGGCCTGATTGAAGTTATGGGGCTGGCGGTGCTGCCGGCACGGCTTGCCAAAGAATTAAAAGCCTTGGAAGCGCCGCTTATCAAAAAAGATCTGGCCGCCATTTGGAAAGACGAAAGCCTTTCCAAACACGCGCCTTGGGCGGAAGAACTGCTTAAAAAATATGCGTTTACCGCCAGGAACACGGCCGAAATTCTGCGCACCGAAGTGGGCAAAGTGTTTGCCCGCGTGTTGGAATACGCCGGCGTATACAAACGGACGCCCGAAGGCAAAGCCGCCTTTGAGCGGTTTATTAAAAAACTCTAA
- a CDS encoding ABC transporter permease has product MLNDRILKRIYTNKTSLFGLIIVVFFLLVALFAPVLAPVQNSNNPYQLPQKSYQIAPQPPSAQNWFGTTEQQYDLYYGVVWGTRLAFKIGLTVTFFAFLIGLFVGGVAAYFGGKTDEILMRLTDIVFAVPSLVLAMVIAAMLGPDIKNMMIALTAVAWPSYARLVRGDILSVKQRDYVTAARTLGARGPRILLRHILPNAIYPSVVVASLDIGYVVLTAASLSFLGLGAQPGTADWGQLIAMARNWVLGTPGHPFAYWYTVAAPGGAIFMFVLGWNLLGDAFRDILDPRQA; this is encoded by the coding sequence ATGCTAAACGACCGTATTTTAAAACGCATCTATACCAATAAAACCTCGCTGTTCGGGTTGATTATCGTGGTGTTTTTCTTGCTGGTGGCGTTGTTTGCCCCGGTGCTGGCGCCGGTGCAAAATTCCAACAATCCTTATCAGCTGCCGCAAAAAAGCTACCAAATTGCGCCCCAGCCTCCCTCTGCGCAGAACTGGTTCGGCACCACCGAACAGCAGTACGATTTGTACTACGGCGTGGTGTGGGGGACGCGGCTTGCGTTTAAAATCGGATTGACGGTTACCTTTTTTGCGTTTTTAATCGGCTTGTTTGTCGGCGGCGTGGCGGCGTATTTCGGCGGGAAAACGGACGAAATTTTAATGCGCCTTACGGATATTGTGTTTGCGGTGCCGTCTTTGGTCTTGGCGATGGTAATTGCCGCGATGCTGGGGCCGGACATCAAAAATATGATGATTGCGCTGACGGCGGTGGCGTGGCCGTCGTATGCAAGGCTGGTGCGGGGGGATATCCTGTCGGTCAAGCAGCGCGATTACGTAACGGCGGCGCGCACCTTGGGCGCGCGCGGCCCGCGGATTTTGCTGCGCCATATTTTGCCTAACGCCATTTATCCGTCGGTCGTGGTGGCCAGTTTGGATATCGGCTATGTGGTGCTGACGGCGGCCTCTTTATCGTTTTTAGGCTTGGGCGCCCAGCCCGGCACGGCCGACTGGGGACAGCTGATTGCCATGGCGCGCAACTGGGTGCTGGGTACGCCGGGCCATCCGTTTGCCTATTGGTATACGGTGGCGGCGCCGGGCGGAGCGATTTTTATGTTTGTACTGGGCTGGAACTTGCTGGGAGATGCGTTTCGGGATATTTTAGACCCCAGACAGGCCTAA